The Bradyrhizobium sp. WBAH42 genome includes a window with the following:
- a CDS encoding enoyl-CoA hydratase, whose translation MTEHVRIEKNNGILTLTLARPDKKNALTDAMYGKLADTIESAELDPSARVILIRGEGDMFTAGNDVGEFAAVAAGKSEGSRNVVRFIQSLARCTRPLVAAVQGRAVGVGTTMLLHCDLVVLADNAQLSTPFVSLALVPEAASSLLMPARIGYARAYEMFALGETVPAKSALEWGLANRVLPLDKLDAGALALAQRLARQPAGALIATKRLMRNGEALVAQMQAEGEQFAQRLRTAEAREAFTAFAERRPPDFTKVA comes from the coding sequence ATGACCGAGCACGTCCGGATCGAGAAAAACAACGGAATTCTCACCCTCACCCTGGCGCGTCCCGACAAGAAGAACGCGCTGACCGATGCGATGTACGGCAAGCTGGCCGACACGATCGAATCCGCCGAGCTCGACCCGTCCGCCCGCGTGATCCTGATCCGCGGCGAGGGCGACATGTTCACCGCCGGCAACGACGTCGGCGAGTTCGCGGCCGTCGCGGCCGGCAAGTCCGAAGGCAGCCGCAACGTGGTGCGCTTCATCCAGTCGCTGGCGCGCTGCACCCGGCCGCTGGTCGCGGCCGTGCAGGGCCGCGCCGTCGGCGTCGGCACCACGATGCTGCTGCATTGCGACCTCGTCGTGCTCGCCGACAACGCGCAATTGTCGACGCCCTTCGTCAGCCTCGCGCTGGTGCCGGAAGCCGCCTCCAGCCTGTTGATGCCGGCGCGCATCGGCTATGCCCGCGCCTATGAGATGTTCGCGCTCGGCGAGACCGTGCCGGCCAAGTCCGCGCTGGAATGGGGCCTCGCCAACCGCGTGTTGCCGCTGGACAAGCTCGATGCCGGTGCGCTTGCGCTGGCGCAGCGTCTCGCCCGCCAGCCGGCCGGCGCCCTCATCGCCACCAAGCGGCTGATGCGCAACGGCGAGGCGCTGGTCGCGCAGATGCAGGCCGAAGGCGAGCAGTTCGCGCAGCGCCTGCGTACCGCCGAAGCACGCGAGGCGTTTACGGCGTTTGCGGAGCGCCGCCCGCCGGATTTCACGAAGGTGGCGTGA